A single window of Streptomyces xanthii DNA harbors:
- a CDS encoding GTP-binding protein, with the protein MDYDDSSDLFPTALKILVAGGFGVGKTTFVGAVSEIAPLSTEELLTTVSAATDNLDGIENKVETTVAMDFGRITLDPEHVLYLFGTPGQERFWFMWDELSEGALGAVILADTRRLEECFAAVDFFEERGMGFIVAVNEFDGAYRYEPEEVRAAIDLDPGVPVVRCDARISSSGIQTLLVLVRHLLAHAPAPSGYGAHM; encoded by the coding sequence ATGGACTACGACGACAGCTCTGACCTGTTCCCCACCGCGCTCAAGATCCTGGTCGCGGGCGGGTTCGGCGTCGGCAAGACCACCTTCGTCGGCGCGGTGAGCGAGATCGCACCGCTCAGTACGGAAGAGCTGCTCACCACCGTCAGCGCCGCCACCGACAACCTGGACGGCATCGAGAACAAGGTCGAGACCACGGTCGCGATGGACTTCGGGCGCATCACCCTGGACCCGGAGCACGTCCTGTACCTGTTCGGCACCCCCGGCCAGGAGCGCTTCTGGTTCATGTGGGACGAGCTCTCCGAAGGCGCACTCGGGGCCGTCATCCTCGCCGACACCCGCCGCCTCGAGGAGTGCTTCGCGGCGGTCGACTTCTTCGAGGAACGCGGCATGGGATTCATCGTCGCCGTGAACGAGTTCGACGGCGCGTACCGCTACGAACCCGAAGAGGTGCGCGCCGCGATCGACCTCGACCCCGGGGTGCCGGTCGTGCGCTGCGACGCGCGCATCTCCAGTTCGGGCATCCAGACGCTGCTCGTGCTGGTGCGCCACCTGCTGGCGCACGCGCCCGCGCCCTCCGGGTACGGGGCCCACATGTGA
- a CDS encoding DUF742 domain-containing protein, translating to MAAPQDGPWLDGAAGRLVRPYTVSNGRTRPTTAMDLLSLVMATGTTPVGYLGPEHSEVLDLCVEPTSVAEVAGHLRLPAAVTKVLLSDLVDCGAITTKPPMFHENPTDRSLLEAVLDGLRRQL from the coding sequence GTGGCGGCCCCGCAGGACGGGCCGTGGCTCGACGGTGCGGCCGGCCGGCTCGTGCGCCCGTACACGGTGAGCAACGGACGCACCCGGCCCACCACGGCGATGGACCTGCTCTCCCTCGTCATGGCCACCGGCACGACCCCGGTGGGCTACCTGGGCCCCGAGCACAGCGAGGTGCTCGACCTGTGCGTGGAGCCCACCTCCGTGGCCGAGGTCGCCGGCCACCTCCGACTCCCCGCAGCCGTCACCAAGGTCCTGCTCTCCGACCTCGTCGACTGCGGGGCGATCACCACCAAGCCCCCCATGTTCCACGAAAACCCCACTGACCGGTCCCTACTGGAGGCAGTGCTCGATGGACTACGACGACAGCTCTGA
- a CDS encoding roadblock/LC7 domain-containing protein: MASDVPTGHVSDLDWLMSGLVQRVPHTTSAVLLSSDGLVKSVHGLDADSADHMAALASGLYSLGRSAGIRFGDGGDVRQVVVELDSTLLFVSTAGSGTCLAVLAGREADAAVLGYEMAMLVKSVRPYLVTAPRQPSAEPTAMRN; encoded by the coding sequence ATGGCGAGCGATGTGCCGACGGGTCATGTGTCCGATCTCGACTGGCTGATGAGCGGCCTCGTCCAGCGCGTTCCCCACACGACGAGCGCCGTGCTCCTCTCCTCCGACGGTCTCGTCAAGTCCGTCCACGGACTCGACGCCGACAGTGCCGACCACATGGCGGCCCTCGCCTCGGGCCTGTACTCCCTCGGCCGCAGCGCGGGGATCAGGTTCGGCGACGGCGGCGACGTGCGGCAGGTCGTGGTGGAGCTCGACTCCACCCTGCTGTTCGTGTCCACCGCGGGATCCGGCACCTGTCTCGCCGTCCTCGCCGGACGCGAGGCCGACGCGGCCGTCCTCGGCTACGAGATGGCCATGCTCGTCAAGAGCGTGCGCCCCTACCTGGTGACCGCGCCCCGGCAGCCCTCGGCCGAACCCACGGCGATGAGGAATTGA
- a CDS encoding sensor histidine kinase, whose product MSQLRQPAARADRREGGRHGRPTGRATSHPAETHIRPQLLRIAVLPPLAVALACTATVLFAIRSTGTRPGPELWAVLTGAFVVTVAGIVIAAVAAGRAAAAVRDRLVALRRTSARGQAELRGLVEQLRKGEAPPARRAPAAAASDADDFDHLAADLARAHDTAVSAVVQATQLSSQAGSRQKVEVFVNLARRLQSLVHREITVLDELENEVEDPELLAGLFQVDHLATRMRRHAENLAVLGGAVSRRQWSHPVSMTEVMRSAIAEVEQYSRVKLVPPVDGTLHGHAVADCIHLLAELVENATVFSAPHTQVLLRANMVASGLAVEVEDRGLGMPATEQHKMNGLLADPDQVNVATLLQDGRIGLFVVSQLARRHGITVRLQTNIYGGVQAVLVLPQALLGADGDDARRSPHVRRAAAAATADSVLGPQAAAAHEQSAVAHPGLGPGAHPAPAALAPANSPVAPDTSARPAPAHPSGTSHHTDTQAAPGTSPVPGTPDHSGTPSTLEGPHHAGTPYTSVTPPNPNAPHTPRTPEGPNTPSAPGTPATPVAPHGAVAAVPRQPRTASPSHGPGHVPLPQRTSGDRRATPADALPGIRPEDRQGTGEHPAGPRVPPVPLGGQVRGTMGRPQLPRRRAQEHLAPQLRGAPAPRQDDEPVGHDPGLMAAFQRGITLAEGAEPRDLSREPRPPSPGPEGGHGE is encoded by the coding sequence ATGTCTCAGCTGCGCCAGCCGGCCGCCCGCGCGGACCGTCGCGAAGGCGGTCGGCACGGCAGGCCGACCGGCCGGGCCACGTCGCACCCGGCCGAGACCCACATACGGCCCCAACTGCTGCGCATCGCCGTCCTGCCGCCCCTCGCGGTCGCCCTCGCCTGCACGGCCACCGTGCTCTTCGCGATCCGCTCCACCGGCACCCGGCCCGGCCCCGAGCTGTGGGCCGTGCTCACCGGCGCCTTCGTGGTCACCGTCGCCGGCATCGTCATCGCCGCCGTCGCCGCGGGCCGCGCGGCCGCAGCCGTCCGCGACCGCCTCGTCGCCCTGCGCCGCACCAGCGCCCGGGGCCAGGCGGAACTGCGCGGCCTCGTCGAGCAGTTGCGCAAGGGCGAGGCCCCGCCGGCCCGCCGCGCCCCGGCCGCCGCCGCGTCCGACGCCGACGACTTCGACCACCTCGCCGCCGACCTCGCGCGCGCCCACGACACCGCCGTCTCCGCGGTCGTTCAGGCCACCCAGCTGTCCAGCCAGGCCGGCAGCCGGCAGAAGGTCGAGGTCTTCGTGAACCTCGCCCGGCGCCTGCAGTCCCTCGTGCACCGCGAGATCACCGTCCTCGACGAGCTGGAGAACGAGGTCGAGGACCCCGAACTGCTGGCCGGCCTCTTCCAGGTGGACCACCTCGCCACCCGGATGCGCCGCCACGCGGAGAACCTCGCGGTGCTCGGCGGCGCCGTCTCCCGCCGTCAGTGGAGCCACCCCGTCTCCATGACCGAGGTCATGCGCTCCGCCATCGCCGAGGTCGAGCAGTACTCCCGGGTCAAGCTCGTCCCGCCGGTCGACGGCACCCTGCACGGCCACGCCGTCGCCGACTGCATCCACCTGCTCGCCGAACTCGTCGAGAACGCCACGGTGTTCTCCGCACCGCACACCCAGGTCCTGCTCCGCGCCAACATGGTCGCCTCCGGCCTCGCCGTCGAGGTCGAGGACCGCGGCCTCGGCATGCCGGCCACCGAGCAGCACAAGATGAACGGCCTGCTCGCCGACCCCGACCAGGTCAACGTGGCGACGCTGCTCCAGGACGGCCGGATCGGCCTCTTCGTGGTGTCGCAGCTCGCCCGGCGGCACGGCATCACCGTACGGCTGCAGACCAACATCTACGGGGGAGTCCAGGCCGTCCTCGTCCTGCCCCAGGCACTGCTCGGCGCCGACGGCGACGACGCCCGCAGGAGCCCGCACGTGCGCCGGGCCGCGGCCGCCGCCACCGCCGACAGCGTCCTCGGCCCGCAGGCCGCGGCCGCGCACGAGCAGAGCGCCGTCGCCCACCCCGGCCTCGGACCCGGAGCGCACCCCGCCCCGGCCGCACTGGCCCCGGCGAACTCACCGGTGGCACCCGACACTTCGGCCCGCCCCGCCCCCGCGCACCCCTCCGGCACCTCGCACCACACCGATACGCAGGCTGCCCCCGGTACGTCACCGGTGCCCGGCACGCCGGACCACTCCGGCACGCCGAGCACACTGGAGGGCCCGCACCACGCCGGGACGCCGTACACCTCGGTCACCCCGCCGAACCCGAACGCACCACACACCCCGCGCACCCCGGAGGGCCCCAACACCCCGTCCGCACCCGGGACCCCGGCCACCCCCGTCGCCCCGCACGGTGCCGTCGCCGCCGTCCCCCGTCAGCCCCGCACCGCGTCACCGTCCCACGGCCCGGGCCACGTGCCGCTCCCGCAGCGCACCTCGGGCGACCGGCGCGCCACCCCGGCCGACGCGCTTCCCGGCATCCGGCCCGAGGACCGGCAGGGCACCGGGGAGCACCCGGCCGGCCCGCGGGTCCCGCCCGTCCCGCTCGGCGGCCAGGTGCGCGGCACCATGGGCCGCCCCCAACTGCCCCGCCGCAGAGCTCAGGAGCACCTGGCTCCGCAACTGCGCGGCGCCCCCGCCCCGCGCCAGGACGACGAGCCCGTCGGCCACGACCCCGGCCTGATGGCGGCGTTCCAGCGCGGCATCACCCTCGCCGAGGGCGCCGAGCCGCGCGACCTGTCGCGCGAGCCGCGACCGCCGTCCCCCGGCCCCGAGGGCGGTCACGGCGAGTGA
- a CDS encoding alpha/beta fold hydrolase: MSLTPLSPAQGTDAAQQGTPAAPTEHVNVVIVGAGLSGVGAAHRIQTARPGATYTVLEAREDLGGTWDLFRYPGVRSDSDMYTLGYPFRPWREGKSLADGASILSYIRETAEAFGIDRRIRYSSKVVGADFSTRTSRWTLTVEDPRDGTRTTLSCDFLYSCGGYYDYEHPHAPVFEGAGDFRGEIVHPQFWPEDLDHGGKRVVVVGSGATAVTLVPSLLEDTTGRQDGRSGKAAAHVTMLQRSPTWIGSVPQRDKLADRARSVLPEGLAHRAVRAKNIAFSTAFYQYCRRRPGSARKILGRLATKGVGDAGLVAEHFTPAYDPWDQRLCAVPDGDLFKAVRAGTARVVTDHIDRFVPEGVRLRSGEVLPADIVVTATGLRLLPFGGIRPRVDGKEADLSERFIWQGAMISGIPNFAVCVGYTNASWTLRADLTHRLVCKVLTWMDREGHPAVAPRPDHALTPRPLLDLASGYIQRAAGSFPHQGDRSPWRMRQNYVLDALTTLRTDLARSLKPVTAPNPAADGAADWQPDLLGEDYAQRVIDLGPDPDGEGDARAVLVRRSVRPDEPVTGAVLYVHGFSDYFFQTELADFFAARGLAFYGLDLRKCGRARRPGQTAHYVSDLALYDAELDEALELIAEEHPDLPVVLAAHSTGGLVAPLYLDRRRRAGRPTAVSGLVLNSPWFDLQGKPFMRGPVTWALRALARVRPFQALNLPGGVYGRTLHTSGTGEWEYDVDLKPLDGFPVTIGWLNAVRRGHAALHQGIDVGVPSLVLRSDKTHYSLRYSERSDRADTVLDVRQIARWTAAGLGGDTADVPVTDARHDVFLSLPGVRRSAYEHLDTWLRLHHHAPTPD, translated from the coding sequence ATGTCCCTCACACCGCTCTCCCCGGCCCAGGGCACGGACGCCGCGCAGCAGGGCACGCCCGCCGCCCCGACCGAGCACGTGAACGTCGTGATCGTGGGCGCGGGCCTGTCCGGCGTGGGCGCGGCCCATCGCATCCAGACGGCCCGCCCCGGCGCCACGTACACCGTGCTCGAGGCGCGTGAGGACCTCGGCGGCACCTGGGACCTGTTCCGCTATCCCGGAGTCCGCTCCGACTCCGACATGTACACCCTCGGCTACCCCTTCCGGCCCTGGCGCGAGGGGAAGTCGCTCGCGGACGGCGCCTCGATCCTGAGCTACATCAGGGAGACGGCCGAAGCGTTCGGCATCGACCGGCGCATCCGCTACTCCAGCAAGGTCGTCGGCGCCGACTTCAGCACCAGGACCAGCCGCTGGACGCTCACCGTCGAGGACCCCCGCGACGGCACCCGCACGACCCTGAGCTGCGACTTCCTCTACTCCTGCGGTGGCTACTACGACTACGAGCACCCGCACGCGCCCGTGTTCGAGGGCGCCGGGGACTTCCGCGGGGAGATCGTGCACCCCCAGTTCTGGCCCGAGGACCTCGACCACGGCGGCAAGCGGGTCGTCGTCGTGGGCTCCGGGGCCACCGCCGTCACCCTCGTGCCCTCCCTGCTCGAAGACACCACCGGACGGCAGGACGGCCGGAGCGGCAAGGCCGCCGCCCACGTCACCATGCTCCAGCGCAGCCCCACCTGGATCGGCTCCGTGCCGCAGCGCGACAAGCTCGCCGACCGCGCCCGCTCCGTGCTGCCCGAAGGCCTGGCCCACCGAGCCGTGCGCGCCAAGAACATCGCCTTCAGCACCGCCTTCTACCAGTACTGCCGGCGTCGCCCCGGCTCCGCCCGCAAGATCCTCGGCCGGCTCGCCACCAAGGGCGTCGGCGACGCCGGACTCGTCGCCGAGCACTTCACCCCGGCGTACGACCCCTGGGACCAGCGGCTGTGCGCCGTCCCGGACGGCGACCTCTTCAAGGCCGTACGCGCCGGCACCGCGCGCGTGGTCACCGACCACATCGACCGCTTCGTGCCCGAGGGCGTCCGGCTGCGCTCCGGCGAGGTGCTCCCCGCCGACATCGTGGTCACCGCCACGGGCCTGCGACTGCTGCCCTTCGGCGGCATCCGGCCGCGCGTCGACGGCAAGGAGGCCGATCTCTCCGAGCGCTTCATCTGGCAGGGCGCCATGATCAGCGGCATCCCCAACTTCGCCGTCTGCGTCGGCTACACGAACGCCTCCTGGACCCTGCGCGCCGACCTCACCCACCGCCTGGTCTGCAAGGTGCTGACCTGGATGGACCGCGAGGGCCACCCCGCCGTCGCGCCCCGCCCCGACCACGCGCTCACCCCGCGCCCGCTCCTCGACCTGGCCTCCGGCTACATCCAGCGCGCCGCCGGCTCCTTCCCGCACCAGGGCGACCGCAGCCCGTGGCGGATGCGGCAGAACTACGTGCTCGACGCGCTCACCACCCTCCGCACCGACCTCGCCCGCAGCCTCAAGCCCGTCACGGCACCAAATCCGGCCGCGGACGGCGCCGCCGACTGGCAGCCCGACCTCCTCGGCGAGGACTACGCGCAGCGCGTCATCGACCTGGGCCCCGACCCGGACGGCGAGGGCGACGCCCGCGCCGTCCTCGTCCGCCGCAGCGTCCGCCCCGACGAGCCGGTCACCGGCGCCGTCCTGTACGTGCACGGCTTCTCCGACTACTTCTTCCAGACCGAGCTCGCCGACTTCTTCGCCGCGCGCGGACTCGCCTTCTACGGCCTGGACCTGCGCAAGTGCGGCCGAGCCCGGCGCCCGGGCCAGACCGCGCACTACGTGTCCGACCTCGCCCTCTACGACGCCGAACTCGACGAGGCCCTCGAACTGATCGCCGAGGAGCACCCGGACCTGCCCGTCGTGCTCGCCGCCCACTCCACGGGCGGCCTCGTCGCACCGCTCTACCTGGACCGGCGCCGCCGCGCCGGACGCCCGACCGCGGTGAGCGGCCTGGTGCTCAACAGCCCCTGGTTCGACCTCCAGGGCAAGCCGTTCATGCGGGGACCCGTCACCTGGGCCCTGCGCGCCCTCGCGCGCGTGCGCCCCTTCCAGGCGCTCAACCTCCCGGGCGGGGTCTACGGCCGCACCCTGCACACCAGCGGCACCGGCGAATGGGAGTACGACGTCGACCTCAAGCCGCTCGACGGATTCCCCGTCACCATCGGCTGGCTCAACGCCGTGCGCCGCGGGCACGCCGCCCTGCACCAGGGCATCGACGTCGGCGTCCCGTCCCTCGTGCTGCGCTCCGACAAGACGCACTACTCGCTGCGCTACAGCGAGCGCAGCGACCGGGCCGACACCGTCCTCGACGTCCGGCAGATCGCCCGCTGGACGGCGGCCGGCCTCGGCGGCGACACCGCCGACGTCCCCGTCACCGACGCCCGGCACGACGTCTTCCTCTCCCTGCCCGGCGTGCGCCGGAGCGCGTACGAACACCTCGACACCTGGCTCCGCCTGCACCATCACGCCCCCACCCCCGACTGA
- a CDS encoding AraC family transcriptional regulator, whose protein sequence is MYIRSAALRGFRSTVGELGGDGARFARAAGLEVSALDSDDELIPEQAVATALEVAAHELRCPDLGLRMATRQDITMLGSLAVALQHSPTLGDALECTSRYLFVHSRSLTLTLGDDPAGEPGTGALLYGPATSAGPVQGTDCGLGFVHRTIGFLCGGPYGLRGVELPYRPAAPLSAHEAFFGAPVHIGRVQGYAALRLPRTLLHRPTGRVNANLRRLALAYLDEQAQGVTDTVTARVRAAIQESLATGSASTRTVASLLALHPRTLQRHLEAEGTTFGALLDDVRRHTARRLLLTTALPIGQIAALLGFAEQSALSRAARRWWNASPRRVRAEGASAGE, encoded by the coding sequence GTGTACATCAGGTCCGCCGCGCTGCGCGGTTTCCGGTCGACGGTGGGTGAGCTGGGCGGTGACGGGGCCCGGTTCGCACGGGCCGCCGGGCTCGAGGTGTCGGCCCTGGACAGCGATGACGAGCTGATCCCGGAGCAGGCGGTGGCGACCGCGCTGGAGGTCGCGGCGCACGAGCTGCGCTGCCCCGATCTGGGGCTGCGGATGGCGACGCGGCAGGACATCACGATGCTGGGTTCGCTCGCGGTGGCGCTGCAGCACTCGCCGACGCTCGGCGACGCCCTGGAGTGCACGTCCCGCTACCTCTTCGTGCACAGCCGGTCCCTGACGCTGACGCTCGGGGACGACCCGGCCGGGGAGCCCGGCACGGGCGCGCTGCTGTACGGTCCGGCGACGTCGGCGGGGCCCGTGCAGGGCACGGACTGCGGGCTCGGCTTCGTGCACCGCACGATCGGTTTCCTGTGCGGCGGGCCGTACGGGCTCCGCGGCGTGGAGCTGCCGTACCGCCCGGCCGCGCCGCTCTCCGCGCACGAGGCCTTCTTCGGCGCGCCCGTGCACATCGGCCGGGTCCAGGGGTACGCCGCCCTGCGCCTGCCGCGCACGCTCCTGCACCGCCCGACCGGCCGGGTCAACGCGAACCTGCGCCGGCTCGCGCTCGCCTACCTCGACGAGCAGGCCCAGGGGGTCACGGACACGGTGACGGCACGGGTGCGGGCGGCGATCCAGGAGTCCCTGGCCACGGGCTCGGCCTCGACCCGCACGGTGGCCTCCCTCCTCGCCCTGCACCCGCGCACACTCCAGCGGCACCTGGAAGCGGAGGGCACCACCTTCGGCGCGCTCCTCGACGACGTCCGCCGCCACACGGCCCGCCGCCTCCTCCTGACCACGGCCCTCCCCATCGGCCAGATAGCCGCCCTCCTCGGCTTCGCCGAACAGTCGGCCCTGTCCCGAGCCGCCCGCCGCTGGTGGAACGCGTCACCGCGGCGGGTGCGGGCCGAAGGGGCGAGTGCGGGCGAGTGA
- a CDS encoding MBL fold metallo-hydrolase has protein sequence MSRSLSSGLRSLQPASFGAEPAGARLDRIRRSPNFSDGSFRNPEGARTRPEGSMVEFAKVYFRKEERLRRAPSGTVPVHATTLADLSKPPATGLRITWMGHSSVLAEIDGVRVLFDPVWGERCSPFPFAGPKRLHPVPLPLAALGPVDVVVISHDHYDHLDMPTIKALADTDTVFAVPLGVGAHLEHWGVPADRLRELDWHESTKVAGVTLTATPARHFCGRGLRNAQHTLWASWVAAGPDHRVYHSGDTGYFRGFQDIGAEHGPFDVTMIQIGAYSEWWPDIHMTPEEGLRAHLDLQGGPVSGPMLPIHWATFNLAPHAWTEPGEGTVTAARRAAARIALPRPGEPFEPAAETLPMEQWWRSVAAIPRGGWPVPEPAPKAGTDDPEVAVAGH, from the coding sequence GTGTCACGTTCGCTGAGTTCCGGACTGCGTTCGCTGCAGCCCGCATCCTTCGGTGCCGAGCCCGCCGGGGCGCGACTCGACCGCATCCGCAGGTCGCCGAACTTCTCGGACGGCTCGTTCCGCAACCCGGAGGGCGCCCGCACCCGCCCCGAGGGCTCCATGGTCGAGTTCGCGAAGGTCTACTTCCGCAAGGAGGAGCGCCTGCGCCGCGCCCCCTCCGGCACCGTCCCGGTGCACGCCACGACCCTCGCCGACCTGTCCAAGCCGCCCGCCACCGGGCTGCGGATCACCTGGATGGGGCACTCCAGCGTGCTCGCCGAGATCGACGGGGTGCGGGTGCTGTTCGACCCCGTCTGGGGCGAGCGCTGCTCCCCGTTCCCCTTCGCCGGGCCCAAGCGGCTGCACCCCGTGCCGCTGCCGCTCGCCGCGCTCGGCCCCGTCGACGTGGTGGTGATCTCGCACGACCACTACGACCACCTGGACATGCCCACCATCAAGGCGCTGGCCGACACGGACACCGTCTTCGCCGTGCCGCTCGGCGTCGGCGCACACCTGGAGCACTGGGGTGTGCCGGCCGACCGGCTGCGCGAGCTGGACTGGCACGAGTCCACGAAGGTCGCGGGCGTCACCCTCACCGCGACGCCCGCCCGCCACTTCTGCGGCCGCGGCCTGCGCAACGCGCAGCACACCCTGTGGGCTTCCTGGGTCGCCGCGGGCCCCGACCACCGCGTCTACCACAGCGGCGACACCGGGTACTTCCGCGGCTTCCAGGACATCGGCGCCGAGCACGGCCCGTTCGACGTGACGATGATCCAGATCGGTGCGTACTCCGAGTGGTGGCCGGACATCCACATGACCCCCGAGGAGGGCCTGCGTGCCCACCTCGACCTCCAGGGCGGGCCGGTCTCCGGGCCGATGCTCCCGATCCACTGGGCGACGTTCAACCTGGCCCCCCACGCCTGGACCGAGCCCGGCGAGGGCACGGTCACGGCGGCCCGCCGCGCCGCGGCCCGCATCGCGCTCCCGCGCCCCGGCGAGCCCTTCGAGCCCGCGGCGGAGACCCTGCCGATGGAGCAGTGGTGGCGCTCGGTCGCGGCGATCCCGCGCGGCGGCTGGCCGGTCCCGGAGCCGGCTCCGAAGGCGGGCACGGACGACCCGGAGGTGGCGGTGGCGGGGCACTGA
- a CDS encoding acyl-CoA dehydrogenase family protein, which produces MSELPTELVPLSPEQLAVVDLARTFATEEIRPRARAVDEADVETPWDLWHKAAKVGITGFMLPEEYGGGGFTDVFTQCLVQEELCVGDLGIGNLLCSNGFFADPVLELGSEEQKRTWLTPLAGPDTPMTSLATTEPGSGSDAASITTAAARTEGGYVLNGQKAWISNAGEADFYVVFAKTEPTLRSRGVSAFLLRKDTPGLTFGEPMRKMGQRAIVCREVFLTDVFVPEEQRLGAEGEGFVGLMRTFDISRTVLGAAATGVARAAYEYARDYARTRVQFGKPIVEHQAVAFRLADMRTRIEQSRLMTWRAARRIDAGLDATAEAAMAKLTASETAAYCTWAAVQTLGGWGYSRECPVEQWMRDAKLEEIEEGTSDIMRLVISRSL; this is translated from the coding sequence GTGTCGGAGCTCCCCACCGAACTGGTCCCGCTCAGCCCCGAACAACTCGCCGTGGTCGATCTCGCCCGGACCTTCGCGACCGAGGAGATCCGCCCGCGCGCGCGTGCCGTGGACGAGGCGGACGTGGAGACGCCCTGGGACCTGTGGCACAAGGCGGCCAAGGTCGGCATCACCGGCTTCATGCTTCCCGAGGAGTACGGGGGCGGCGGCTTCACGGACGTCTTCACGCAGTGCCTCGTCCAGGAGGAGCTGTGCGTCGGGGACCTCGGCATCGGCAATCTGCTCTGCTCCAACGGCTTCTTCGCCGACCCGGTACTGGAGCTGGGTTCCGAGGAGCAGAAGCGGACCTGGCTGACCCCGCTGGCCGGCCCCGACACCCCCATGACGTCCCTGGCGACGACCGAGCCGGGCTCGGGCTCCGACGCCGCGTCCATCACGACGGCGGCCGCCCGCACGGAGGGCGGCTATGTGCTGAACGGCCAGAAGGCGTGGATCTCGAACGCCGGCGAGGCCGACTTCTACGTGGTGTTCGCGAAGACCGAGCCGACCCTGCGCTCGCGCGGGGTGAGCGCCTTCCTGCTGCGCAAGGACACCCCCGGACTCACCTTCGGTGAACCGATGCGCAAGATGGGCCAGCGCGCGATCGTGTGCCGCGAGGTCTTCCTGACCGACGTCTTCGTCCCGGAGGAGCAGCGGCTCGGCGCGGAGGGCGAGGGCTTCGTCGGCCTGATGCGCACGTTCGACATCTCGCGCACCGTGCTGGGCGCGGCGGCCACCGGTGTGGCCCGCGCCGCCTACGAGTACGCACGCGACTACGCGCGCACGCGCGTGCAGTTCGGCAAGCCGATCGTCGAGCACCAGGCGGTCGCGTTCCGTCTGGCCGACATGCGCACCCGCATCGAGCAGTCGCGCCTGATGACGTGGCGCGCGGCCCGCCGGATCGACGCCGGTCTGGACGCCACGGCGGAGGCCGCCATGGCGAAGCTCACCGCGTCGGAGACGGCCGCGTACTGCACCTGGGCGGCCGTGCAGACGCTGGGCGGCTGGGGGTACTCGCGTGAGTGCCCCGTCGAGCAGTGGATGCGCGACGCCAAGCTGGAGGAGATCGAGGAAGGCACCTCGGACATCATGCGTCTCGTCATCTCGAGGTCGCTGTGA